In Phacochoerus africanus isolate WHEZ1 chromosome 14, ROS_Pafr_v1, whole genome shotgun sequence, one genomic interval encodes:
- the PLCD3 gene encoding 1-phosphatidylinositol 4,5-bisphosphate phosphodiesterase delta-3 isoform X2 → MAGPGPLLQGGHGTGPAQLQVQGRDGCIDKPRREAGSGLTEDEDVRAMLQGSTLCKIRSRTWHKERFYRLQEDGLSVWFQRRIRRAPSQHIFFVQHIEAVREGHQSEGLRRFGGAFAPARCLTIAFKGRRKNLDLAAPTAEEAQRWVRGLAKLRARLDAMNQRERLDHWIHSYLHRADSNQDSKMSFKEIKSLLLMVNVDMNDMYAYRLFKECDRSNNERLEGPEIEEFLRRLLKRPELEEIFHRYSGEDRVLSAPELLEFLEDQGEDGATLARAQQLIHTYELNETAKQHELMTLDGFMMYLLSPEGAALDPAHACVFQDMNQPLAHYFISSSHNTYLTDSQIGGPSSTEAYVRAFAQGCRCVELDCWEGPGGEPVIYHGHTLTSKILFRDVVQAVRDHAFTLSPYPVILSLENHCGLEQQATMARHLRSILGDMLVTQVLDSQNPEELPSPEQLKGRVLVKGKKLPAARSDEGRILSDREEEEEEEDDEEEAGAAEQRRRAKQISPELSALAVYCGATRLRTLRPAPPPPPPGQVSSLSERKAKKLIREAGNSFVRHNVHQLTRVYPLGLRMNSANYSPQEMWNSGCQLVALNFQTPGYEMDLNAGRFLINGQCGYVLKPACLRQPDTTFDPECPGPPRTTLTIQVLTAQQLPKLNAEKPNSIVDPLVRIEIHGVTSDCARKETNYVLNNGFNPRWGQTLQFQLRAPELALVRFVVEDYDTTSPNDFVGQFTLPLNSLKQGYRHIHLLSKDGASLSPATLFVHICIQGS, encoded by the exons GCGGCCATGGTActggcccagcccagctccaggTTCAAGGCAGAGACGGATGCATAGACAAACCCAGGAGGGAGGCGGGCTCAG GCCTGACCGAGGACGAGGACGTGCGTGCCATGCTGCAGGGCTCCACGCTCTGCAAGATCCGCTCGCGGACGTGGCACAAGGAGCGGTTCTACCGGCTGCAGGAAGACGGCCTGAGCGTGTGGTTCCAGCGGCGCATCCGGCGCGCGCCGTCTCAGCACATCT TCTTCGTGCAGCACATCGAGGCCGTCCGCGAGGGCCACCAGTCCGAGGGCCTGCGACGCTTCGGGGGCGCCTTCGCGCCGGCGCGCTGCCTCACCATCGCCTTCAAGGGGCGCCGCAAGAACTTGGACCTGGCGGCGCCCACGGCCGAGGAGGCGCAGCGCTGGGTGCGGGGTCTGGCCAAGCTGCGCGCGCGCCTCGACGCCATGAACCAGCGTGAGCGCCTCGACCA CTGGATCCACTCCTATCTGCACCGGGCGGACTCCAACCAGGACAGTAAGATGAGCTTCAAGGAGATCAAGAGCCTGCTGCTCATGGTCAACGTGGACATGAACGACATGTACGCCTACCGCCTCTTCAAG GAGTGTGACCGCTCCAACAACGAGCGGCTGGAGGGGCCTGAGATCGAGGAGTTCCTGCGGCGGCTGCTGAAACGCCCGGAGCTGGAGGAGATCTTCCACCGGTACTCGGGCGAGGACCGCGTGCTGAGCGCCCCTGAGCTGCTGGAGTTCCTGGAGGACCAGGGCGAGGACGGCGCCACGCTGGCCCGCGCCCAGCAGCTCATCCACACCTATGAGCTCAACGAAACAG CCAAGCAGCACGAGCTGATGACCCTGGACGGCTTCATGATGTACCTGTTGTCACCCGAGGGGGCTGCCCTGGACCCAGCCCACGCATGCGTCTTCCAGGACATGAACCAGCCCCTCGCCCACTACTTCATCTCCTCCTCCCACAACACCTATCTGACCGACTCTCAGATCGGTGGGCCCAGCAGCACTGAGGCCTATGTTAG ggcctttgcccaGGGATGCCGCTGCGTGGAGCTGGACTgctgggaggggccaggaggggagCCTGTCATCTACCACGGGCATACCCTCACCTCCAAGATCCTCTTCCGAGACGTGGTCCAGGCCGTGCGTGATCACGCCTTCACG ctGTCCCCATACCCCGTCATCCTGTCCCTCGAGAACCACTGCGGGCTGGAGCAGCAGGCCACCATGGCCCGCCACCTCCGCAGCATCCTTGGGGACATGCTAGTGACGCAGGTGCTGGACTCCCAGAACCCTGAAGAGCTGCCGTCCCCAGAG CAGCTGAAAGGCCGGGTCCTGGTGAAGGGGAAGAAGCTGCCAGCCGCGCGGAGCGATGAGGGTCGGATTCTCTCAgaccgggaggaggaggaggaagaggaggatgacgAAGAGGAGGCGGGGGCTGCAGAGCAGAGGCGGCGG GCCAAGCAGATCTCCCCGGAGCTGTCGGCCCTGGCCGTGTACTGCGGCGCCACCCGCCTGCGGACCCTGCggcctgccccgcccccgcccccgcccggccaGGTCAGCTCCCTCAGCGAGCGCAAGGCCAAGAAGCTCATCCGAGAGGCAG ggAACAGCTTCGTCAGGCACAACGTCCACCAGCTGACCCGCGTCTACCCGCTGGGGCTGCGGATGAACTCGGCCAACTACAGTCCCCAGGAGATGTGGAACTCGGGCTGTCAGCTGG TGGCCCTGAACTTCCAGACGCCAGGTTACGAAATGGACCTCAACGCTGGGCGCTTCCTCATCAACGGGCAGTGTGGCTACGTCCTGAAACCCGCCTGCCTGCGGCAGCCTGACACGACCTTTGACCCTGAGTGTCCTGGACCCCCCAGAACCACACTCACCATCCAG GTGCTGACTGCACAGCAGCTGCCCAAGCTGAACGCCGAGAAGCCAAACTCCATCGTGGACCCCCTGGTGCGCATCGAGATCCACGGGGTGACCTCAGACTGTGCCCGCAAGGAGACCAACTATGTGCTCAACAACG GCTTCAACCCCCGCTGGGGGCAGACCCTGCAGTTCCAGCTGCGGGCTCCGGAGCTGGCGCTGGTCCGGTTCGTGGTCGAGGATTATGACACCACCTCCCCTAATGACTTTGTGGGCCAGTTTACGCTGCCTCTCAACAGCCTGAAGCAAG GGTACCGCCACATCCACCTGCTTTCCAAGGACGGGGCCTCGCTGTCACCAGCCACGCTCTTTGTCCACATCTGCATCCAGGGCTCCTGA
- the PLCD3 gene encoding 1-phosphatidylinositol 4,5-bisphosphate phosphodiesterase delta-3 isoform X4, with the protein MHSAGLTEDEDVRAMLQGSTLCKIRSRTWHKERFYRLQEDGLSVWFQRRIRRAPSQHIFFVQHIEAVREGHQSEGLRRFGGAFAPARCLTIAFKGRRKNLDLAAPTAEEAQRWVRGLAKLRARLDAMNQRERLDHWIHSYLHRADSNQDSKMSFKEIKSLLLMVNVDMNDMYAYRLFKECDRSNNERLEGPEIEEFLRRLLKRPELEEIFHRYSGEDRVLSAPELLEFLEDQGEDGATLARAQQLIHTYELNETAKQHELMTLDGFMMYLLSPEGAALDPAHACVFQDMNQPLAHYFISSSHNTYLTDSQIGGPSSTEAYVRAFAQGCRCVELDCWEGPGGEPVIYHGHTLTSKILFRDVVQAVRDHAFTLSPYPVILSLENHCGLEQQATMARHLRSILGDMLVTQVLDSQNPEELPSPEQLKGRVLVKGKKLPAARSDEGRILSDREEEEEEEDDEEEAGAAEQRRRAKQISPELSALAVYCGATRLRTLRPAPPPPPPGQVSSLSERKAKKLIREAGNSFVRHNVHQLTRVYPLGLRMNSANYSPQEMWNSGCQLVALNFQTPGYEMDLNAGRFLINGQCGYVLKPACLRQPDTTFDPECPGPPRTTLTIQVLTAQQLPKLNAEKPNSIVDPLVRIEIHGVTSDCARKETNYVLNNGFNPRWGQTLQFQLRAPELALVRFVVEDYDTTSPNDFVGQFTLPLNSLKQGYRHIHLLSKDGASLSPATLFVHICIQGS; encoded by the exons GCCTGACCGAGGACGAGGACGTGCGTGCCATGCTGCAGGGCTCCACGCTCTGCAAGATCCGCTCGCGGACGTGGCACAAGGAGCGGTTCTACCGGCTGCAGGAAGACGGCCTGAGCGTGTGGTTCCAGCGGCGCATCCGGCGCGCGCCGTCTCAGCACATCT TCTTCGTGCAGCACATCGAGGCCGTCCGCGAGGGCCACCAGTCCGAGGGCCTGCGACGCTTCGGGGGCGCCTTCGCGCCGGCGCGCTGCCTCACCATCGCCTTCAAGGGGCGCCGCAAGAACTTGGACCTGGCGGCGCCCACGGCCGAGGAGGCGCAGCGCTGGGTGCGGGGTCTGGCCAAGCTGCGCGCGCGCCTCGACGCCATGAACCAGCGTGAGCGCCTCGACCA CTGGATCCACTCCTATCTGCACCGGGCGGACTCCAACCAGGACAGTAAGATGAGCTTCAAGGAGATCAAGAGCCTGCTGCTCATGGTCAACGTGGACATGAACGACATGTACGCCTACCGCCTCTTCAAG GAGTGTGACCGCTCCAACAACGAGCGGCTGGAGGGGCCTGAGATCGAGGAGTTCCTGCGGCGGCTGCTGAAACGCCCGGAGCTGGAGGAGATCTTCCACCGGTACTCGGGCGAGGACCGCGTGCTGAGCGCCCCTGAGCTGCTGGAGTTCCTGGAGGACCAGGGCGAGGACGGCGCCACGCTGGCCCGCGCCCAGCAGCTCATCCACACCTATGAGCTCAACGAAACAG CCAAGCAGCACGAGCTGATGACCCTGGACGGCTTCATGATGTACCTGTTGTCACCCGAGGGGGCTGCCCTGGACCCAGCCCACGCATGCGTCTTCCAGGACATGAACCAGCCCCTCGCCCACTACTTCATCTCCTCCTCCCACAACACCTATCTGACCGACTCTCAGATCGGTGGGCCCAGCAGCACTGAGGCCTATGTTAG ggcctttgcccaGGGATGCCGCTGCGTGGAGCTGGACTgctgggaggggccaggaggggagCCTGTCATCTACCACGGGCATACCCTCACCTCCAAGATCCTCTTCCGAGACGTGGTCCAGGCCGTGCGTGATCACGCCTTCACG ctGTCCCCATACCCCGTCATCCTGTCCCTCGAGAACCACTGCGGGCTGGAGCAGCAGGCCACCATGGCCCGCCACCTCCGCAGCATCCTTGGGGACATGCTAGTGACGCAGGTGCTGGACTCCCAGAACCCTGAAGAGCTGCCGTCCCCAGAG CAGCTGAAAGGCCGGGTCCTGGTGAAGGGGAAGAAGCTGCCAGCCGCGCGGAGCGATGAGGGTCGGATTCTCTCAgaccgggaggaggaggaggaagaggaggatgacgAAGAGGAGGCGGGGGCTGCAGAGCAGAGGCGGCGG GCCAAGCAGATCTCCCCGGAGCTGTCGGCCCTGGCCGTGTACTGCGGCGCCACCCGCCTGCGGACCCTGCggcctgccccgcccccgcccccgcccggccaGGTCAGCTCCCTCAGCGAGCGCAAGGCCAAGAAGCTCATCCGAGAGGCAG ggAACAGCTTCGTCAGGCACAACGTCCACCAGCTGACCCGCGTCTACCCGCTGGGGCTGCGGATGAACTCGGCCAACTACAGTCCCCAGGAGATGTGGAACTCGGGCTGTCAGCTGG TGGCCCTGAACTTCCAGACGCCAGGTTACGAAATGGACCTCAACGCTGGGCGCTTCCTCATCAACGGGCAGTGTGGCTACGTCCTGAAACCCGCCTGCCTGCGGCAGCCTGACACGACCTTTGACCCTGAGTGTCCTGGACCCCCCAGAACCACACTCACCATCCAG GTGCTGACTGCACAGCAGCTGCCCAAGCTGAACGCCGAGAAGCCAAACTCCATCGTGGACCCCCTGGTGCGCATCGAGATCCACGGGGTGACCTCAGACTGTGCCCGCAAGGAGACCAACTATGTGCTCAACAACG GCTTCAACCCCCGCTGGGGGCAGACCCTGCAGTTCCAGCTGCGGGCTCCGGAGCTGGCGCTGGTCCGGTTCGTGGTCGAGGATTATGACACCACCTCCCCTAATGACTTTGTGGGCCAGTTTACGCTGCCTCTCAACAGCCTGAAGCAAG GGTACCGCCACATCCACCTGCTTTCCAAGGACGGGGCCTCGCTGTCACCAGCCACGCTCTTTGTCCACATCTGCATCCAGGGCTCCTGA
- the PLCD3 gene encoding 1-phosphatidylinositol 4,5-bisphosphate phosphodiesterase delta-3 isoform X3, translated as MAGPGPLLQGLTEDEDVRAMLQGSTLCKIRSRTWHKERFYRLQEDGLSVWFQRRIRRAPSQHIFFVQHIEAVREGHQSEGLRRFGGAFAPARCLTIAFKGRRKNLDLAAPTAEEAQRWVRGLAKLRARLDAMNQRERLDHWIHSYLHRADSNQDSKMSFKEIKSLLLMVNVDMNDMYAYRLFKECDRSNNERLEGPEIEEFLRRLLKRPELEEIFHRYSGEDRVLSAPELLEFLEDQGEDGATLARAQQLIHTYELNETAKQHELMTLDGFMMYLLSPEGAALDPAHACVFQDMNQPLAHYFISSSHNTYLTDSQIGGPSSTEAYVRAFAQGCRCVELDCWEGPGGEPVIYHGHTLTSKILFRDVVQAVRDHAFTLSPYPVILSLENHCGLEQQATMARHLRSILGDMLVTQVLDSQNPEELPSPEQLKGRVLVKGKKLPAARSDEGRILSDREEEEEEEDDEEEAGAAEQRRRAKQISPELSALAVYCGATRLRTLRPAPPPPPPGQVSSLSERKAKKLIREAGNSFVRHNVHQLTRVYPLGLRMNSANYSPQEMWNSGCQLVALNFQTPGYEMDLNAGRFLINGQCGYVLKPACLRQPDTTFDPECPGPPRTTLTIQVLTAQQLPKLNAEKPNSIVDPLVRIEIHGVTSDCARKETNYVLNNGFNPRWGQTLQFQLRAPELALVRFVVEDYDTTSPNDFVGQFTLPLNSLKQGYRHIHLLSKDGASLSPATLFVHICIQGS; from the exons GCCTGACCGAGGACGAGGACGTGCGTGCCATGCTGCAGGGCTCCACGCTCTGCAAGATCCGCTCGCGGACGTGGCACAAGGAGCGGTTCTACCGGCTGCAGGAAGACGGCCTGAGCGTGTGGTTCCAGCGGCGCATCCGGCGCGCGCCGTCTCAGCACATCT TCTTCGTGCAGCACATCGAGGCCGTCCGCGAGGGCCACCAGTCCGAGGGCCTGCGACGCTTCGGGGGCGCCTTCGCGCCGGCGCGCTGCCTCACCATCGCCTTCAAGGGGCGCCGCAAGAACTTGGACCTGGCGGCGCCCACGGCCGAGGAGGCGCAGCGCTGGGTGCGGGGTCTGGCCAAGCTGCGCGCGCGCCTCGACGCCATGAACCAGCGTGAGCGCCTCGACCA CTGGATCCACTCCTATCTGCACCGGGCGGACTCCAACCAGGACAGTAAGATGAGCTTCAAGGAGATCAAGAGCCTGCTGCTCATGGTCAACGTGGACATGAACGACATGTACGCCTACCGCCTCTTCAAG GAGTGTGACCGCTCCAACAACGAGCGGCTGGAGGGGCCTGAGATCGAGGAGTTCCTGCGGCGGCTGCTGAAACGCCCGGAGCTGGAGGAGATCTTCCACCGGTACTCGGGCGAGGACCGCGTGCTGAGCGCCCCTGAGCTGCTGGAGTTCCTGGAGGACCAGGGCGAGGACGGCGCCACGCTGGCCCGCGCCCAGCAGCTCATCCACACCTATGAGCTCAACGAAACAG CCAAGCAGCACGAGCTGATGACCCTGGACGGCTTCATGATGTACCTGTTGTCACCCGAGGGGGCTGCCCTGGACCCAGCCCACGCATGCGTCTTCCAGGACATGAACCAGCCCCTCGCCCACTACTTCATCTCCTCCTCCCACAACACCTATCTGACCGACTCTCAGATCGGTGGGCCCAGCAGCACTGAGGCCTATGTTAG ggcctttgcccaGGGATGCCGCTGCGTGGAGCTGGACTgctgggaggggccaggaggggagCCTGTCATCTACCACGGGCATACCCTCACCTCCAAGATCCTCTTCCGAGACGTGGTCCAGGCCGTGCGTGATCACGCCTTCACG ctGTCCCCATACCCCGTCATCCTGTCCCTCGAGAACCACTGCGGGCTGGAGCAGCAGGCCACCATGGCCCGCCACCTCCGCAGCATCCTTGGGGACATGCTAGTGACGCAGGTGCTGGACTCCCAGAACCCTGAAGAGCTGCCGTCCCCAGAG CAGCTGAAAGGCCGGGTCCTGGTGAAGGGGAAGAAGCTGCCAGCCGCGCGGAGCGATGAGGGTCGGATTCTCTCAgaccgggaggaggaggaggaagaggaggatgacgAAGAGGAGGCGGGGGCTGCAGAGCAGAGGCGGCGG GCCAAGCAGATCTCCCCGGAGCTGTCGGCCCTGGCCGTGTACTGCGGCGCCACCCGCCTGCGGACCCTGCggcctgccccgcccccgcccccgcccggccaGGTCAGCTCCCTCAGCGAGCGCAAGGCCAAGAAGCTCATCCGAGAGGCAG ggAACAGCTTCGTCAGGCACAACGTCCACCAGCTGACCCGCGTCTACCCGCTGGGGCTGCGGATGAACTCGGCCAACTACAGTCCCCAGGAGATGTGGAACTCGGGCTGTCAGCTGG TGGCCCTGAACTTCCAGACGCCAGGTTACGAAATGGACCTCAACGCTGGGCGCTTCCTCATCAACGGGCAGTGTGGCTACGTCCTGAAACCCGCCTGCCTGCGGCAGCCTGACACGACCTTTGACCCTGAGTGTCCTGGACCCCCCAGAACCACACTCACCATCCAG GTGCTGACTGCACAGCAGCTGCCCAAGCTGAACGCCGAGAAGCCAAACTCCATCGTGGACCCCCTGGTGCGCATCGAGATCCACGGGGTGACCTCAGACTGTGCCCGCAAGGAGACCAACTATGTGCTCAACAACG GCTTCAACCCCCGCTGGGGGCAGACCCTGCAGTTCCAGCTGCGGGCTCCGGAGCTGGCGCTGGTCCGGTTCGTGGTCGAGGATTATGACACCACCTCCCCTAATGACTTTGTGGGCCAGTTTACGCTGCCTCTCAACAGCCTGAAGCAAG GGTACCGCCACATCCACCTGCTTTCCAAGGACGGGGCCTCGCTGTCACCAGCCACGCTCTTTGTCCACATCTGCATCCAGGGCTCCTGA
- the PLCD3 gene encoding 1-phosphatidylinositol 4,5-bisphosphate phosphodiesterase delta-3 isoform X1, protein MLCGLWRSRHRRPEEPPVPAQVAAPVALPSPPAPQDGGTKRPGLRALKKMGLTEDEDVRAMLQGSTLCKIRSRTWHKERFYRLQEDGLSVWFQRRIRRAPSQHIFFVQHIEAVREGHQSEGLRRFGGAFAPARCLTIAFKGRRKNLDLAAPTAEEAQRWVRGLAKLRARLDAMNQRERLDHWIHSYLHRADSNQDSKMSFKEIKSLLLMVNVDMNDMYAYRLFKECDRSNNERLEGPEIEEFLRRLLKRPELEEIFHRYSGEDRVLSAPELLEFLEDQGEDGATLARAQQLIHTYELNETAKQHELMTLDGFMMYLLSPEGAALDPAHACVFQDMNQPLAHYFISSSHNTYLTDSQIGGPSSTEAYVRAFAQGCRCVELDCWEGPGGEPVIYHGHTLTSKILFRDVVQAVRDHAFTLSPYPVILSLENHCGLEQQATMARHLRSILGDMLVTQVLDSQNPEELPSPEQLKGRVLVKGKKLPAARSDEGRILSDREEEEEEEDDEEEAGAAEQRRRAKQISPELSALAVYCGATRLRTLRPAPPPPPPGQVSSLSERKAKKLIREAGNSFVRHNVHQLTRVYPLGLRMNSANYSPQEMWNSGCQLVALNFQTPGYEMDLNAGRFLINGQCGYVLKPACLRQPDTTFDPECPGPPRTTLTIQVLTAQQLPKLNAEKPNSIVDPLVRIEIHGVTSDCARKETNYVLNNGFNPRWGQTLQFQLRAPELALVRFVVEDYDTTSPNDFVGQFTLPLNSLKQGYRHIHLLSKDGASLSPATLFVHICIQGS, encoded by the exons GCCTGACCGAGGACGAGGACGTGCGTGCCATGCTGCAGGGCTCCACGCTCTGCAAGATCCGCTCGCGGACGTGGCACAAGGAGCGGTTCTACCGGCTGCAGGAAGACGGCCTGAGCGTGTGGTTCCAGCGGCGCATCCGGCGCGCGCCGTCTCAGCACATCT TCTTCGTGCAGCACATCGAGGCCGTCCGCGAGGGCCACCAGTCCGAGGGCCTGCGACGCTTCGGGGGCGCCTTCGCGCCGGCGCGCTGCCTCACCATCGCCTTCAAGGGGCGCCGCAAGAACTTGGACCTGGCGGCGCCCACGGCCGAGGAGGCGCAGCGCTGGGTGCGGGGTCTGGCCAAGCTGCGCGCGCGCCTCGACGCCATGAACCAGCGTGAGCGCCTCGACCA CTGGATCCACTCCTATCTGCACCGGGCGGACTCCAACCAGGACAGTAAGATGAGCTTCAAGGAGATCAAGAGCCTGCTGCTCATGGTCAACGTGGACATGAACGACATGTACGCCTACCGCCTCTTCAAG GAGTGTGACCGCTCCAACAACGAGCGGCTGGAGGGGCCTGAGATCGAGGAGTTCCTGCGGCGGCTGCTGAAACGCCCGGAGCTGGAGGAGATCTTCCACCGGTACTCGGGCGAGGACCGCGTGCTGAGCGCCCCTGAGCTGCTGGAGTTCCTGGAGGACCAGGGCGAGGACGGCGCCACGCTGGCCCGCGCCCAGCAGCTCATCCACACCTATGAGCTCAACGAAACAG CCAAGCAGCACGAGCTGATGACCCTGGACGGCTTCATGATGTACCTGTTGTCACCCGAGGGGGCTGCCCTGGACCCAGCCCACGCATGCGTCTTCCAGGACATGAACCAGCCCCTCGCCCACTACTTCATCTCCTCCTCCCACAACACCTATCTGACCGACTCTCAGATCGGTGGGCCCAGCAGCACTGAGGCCTATGTTAG ggcctttgcccaGGGATGCCGCTGCGTGGAGCTGGACTgctgggaggggccaggaggggagCCTGTCATCTACCACGGGCATACCCTCACCTCCAAGATCCTCTTCCGAGACGTGGTCCAGGCCGTGCGTGATCACGCCTTCACG ctGTCCCCATACCCCGTCATCCTGTCCCTCGAGAACCACTGCGGGCTGGAGCAGCAGGCCACCATGGCCCGCCACCTCCGCAGCATCCTTGGGGACATGCTAGTGACGCAGGTGCTGGACTCCCAGAACCCTGAAGAGCTGCCGTCCCCAGAG CAGCTGAAAGGCCGGGTCCTGGTGAAGGGGAAGAAGCTGCCAGCCGCGCGGAGCGATGAGGGTCGGATTCTCTCAgaccgggaggaggaggaggaagaggaggatgacgAAGAGGAGGCGGGGGCTGCAGAGCAGAGGCGGCGG GCCAAGCAGATCTCCCCGGAGCTGTCGGCCCTGGCCGTGTACTGCGGCGCCACCCGCCTGCGGACCCTGCggcctgccccgcccccgcccccgcccggccaGGTCAGCTCCCTCAGCGAGCGCAAGGCCAAGAAGCTCATCCGAGAGGCAG ggAACAGCTTCGTCAGGCACAACGTCCACCAGCTGACCCGCGTCTACCCGCTGGGGCTGCGGATGAACTCGGCCAACTACAGTCCCCAGGAGATGTGGAACTCGGGCTGTCAGCTGG TGGCCCTGAACTTCCAGACGCCAGGTTACGAAATGGACCTCAACGCTGGGCGCTTCCTCATCAACGGGCAGTGTGGCTACGTCCTGAAACCCGCCTGCCTGCGGCAGCCTGACACGACCTTTGACCCTGAGTGTCCTGGACCCCCCAGAACCACACTCACCATCCAG GTGCTGACTGCACAGCAGCTGCCCAAGCTGAACGCCGAGAAGCCAAACTCCATCGTGGACCCCCTGGTGCGCATCGAGATCCACGGGGTGACCTCAGACTGTGCCCGCAAGGAGACCAACTATGTGCTCAACAACG GCTTCAACCCCCGCTGGGGGCAGACCCTGCAGTTCCAGCTGCGGGCTCCGGAGCTGGCGCTGGTCCGGTTCGTGGTCGAGGATTATGACACCACCTCCCCTAATGACTTTGTGGGCCAGTTTACGCTGCCTCTCAACAGCCTGAAGCAAG GGTACCGCCACATCCACCTGCTTTCCAAGGACGGGGCCTCGCTGTCACCAGCCACGCTCTTTGTCCACATCTGCATCCAGGGCTCCTGA